Proteins encoded together in one Shewanella oneidensis MR-1 window:
- a CDS encoding IS481-like element ISSod13 family transposase has protein sequence MLHSNNPIIKHKTGLLNLAEELSNVSRACKVMGVSRDTFYRYRELVDDGGVDALIEKSRRSPNLKNRVEEAVEQAVMEYAIEFPAHGQHRTSNELRKKGVFVSGSGVRSIWLRHDLENFKKRLKALEAKVARDGIQLTDEQIAALERKKHDDEACGEIETAHPGYLGSQDTFYVGNLKGVGRIYQQTYVDTYCKVAHCKLYTTKTPITAADLLNDKVLPFYESQQLPVLRILTDRGTEYCGKVEHHDYQLYLAINDIDHTKTKAMSPQTNGICERFHKTILNEFYQVTFRKKLYQTLEELQKDLDEWLSYYNNERTHQGKMCNGRTPVETLIDGKRVWAEKNLTRI, from the coding sequence ATGCTCCATAGTAACAATCCAATCATCAAACACAAAACAGGTTTACTCAATCTGGCAGAGGAACTGAGCAACGTCTCCAGAGCCTGCAAAGTCATGGGTGTGTCTCGTGATACGTTTTATCGTTACCGCGAGTTAGTGGACGATGGCGGTGTTGATGCACTGATCGAAAAAAGTCGTAGAAGTCCAAATCTCAAGAACCGTGTCGAAGAAGCTGTTGAACAGGCAGTGATGGAGTATGCGATTGAATTTCCCGCCCATGGCCAGCACAGAACCAGCAATGAACTGCGCAAAAAAGGCGTGTTTGTTTCTGGCAGTGGTGTCCGCTCAATCTGGTTGCGACATGATTTAGAGAACTTTAAGAAGCGACTGAAAGCCTTGGAAGCCAAAGTAGCTCGCGATGGCATTCAACTTACTGATGAACAGATTGCGGCACTTGAGCGCAAAAAACACGACGATGAAGCCTGTGGTGAGATTGAAACCGCGCACCCAGGCTACCTTGGGTCGCAAGACACGTTTTATGTCGGAAACCTCAAGGGCGTTGGTCGTATCTATCAGCAAACCTATGTCGATACGTACTGCAAAGTCGCTCATTGCAAGCTCTATACTACGAAAACACCTATCACTGCAGCGGACTTATTGAACGACAAAGTATTGCCGTTTTACGAGTCACAGCAGTTGCCGGTGCTGCGTATTTTAACTGACCGTGGCACAGAGTATTGCGGCAAGGTCGAGCACCATGATTACCAGCTATATCTGGCGATTAATGATATCGACCACACGAAAACCAAAGCGATGTCGCCGCAAACGAATGGGATCTGCGAGCGGTTTCATAAGACGATCCTGAACGAGTTTTATCAGGTGACCTTCCGCAAAAAGCTGTACCAAACGCTGGAGGAGCTGCAAAAAGATCTGGACGAGTGGCTGTCTTACTACAACAATGAACGCACTCATCAAGGCAAAATGTGCAACGGCAGAACGCCAGTTGAAACATTGATTGATGGGAAACGGGTTTGGGCGGAAAAGAATCTGACTCGAATCTAA